Proteins co-encoded in one Cytobacillus sp. NJ13 genomic window:
- the nadA gene encoding quinolinate synthase NadA, translating to MNIFQTAEKQTTILPEKYRMMTVKELEDRAREIKDKLGNKLFIPGHHYQKDEVIQFADATGDSLKLAQLSQENSEAEYIVFCGVHFMAETADILTDSHQKVVLPDMRAGCSMADMADISQTERAWTKLQNVFGNTMLPLTYVNSTAAIKAFVGRHGGATVTSSNAEKMVSWAFEQKPRIVFLPDQHLGRNTAYNLGIGLEEMAVWNPITDQLEYEGPLEDIKVILWKGHCSVHENFTVENVKEVREQYPAMKIIVHPECRREVVEFSDMAGSTNYIIDAIEHSEPGSAWAIGTEMNLVKRIITQHPDKKIISLNPHMCPCLTMNRIDLPHLVWCLEAIVQGESQNLIQVEEQTAAFAKLALDRMLERP from the coding sequence ATGAATATTTTTCAGACAGCAGAAAAACAAACAACTATTCTTCCGGAAAAATATCGAATGATGACTGTAAAGGAACTGGAGGATCGAGCAAGAGAGATAAAAGATAAGCTTGGGAACAAGCTGTTCATTCCGGGTCATCATTATCAGAAGGATGAGGTCATCCAGTTTGCGGACGCTACTGGTGATTCACTAAAGCTTGCCCAGCTTTCACAGGAAAATTCAGAGGCAGAATATATTGTGTTTTGCGGAGTTCACTTTATGGCTGAAACGGCTGATATCTTAACAGATTCCCATCAAAAAGTGGTATTGCCTGATATGCGCGCAGGCTGCTCCATGGCCGATATGGCTGATATCAGCCAAACAGAAAGAGCCTGGACGAAGCTGCAGAATGTGTTTGGCAATACAATGCTTCCTTTAACATACGTAAACTCTACTGCGGCCATCAAGGCTTTTGTAGGCCGTCATGGGGGAGCAACAGTTACTTCTTCGAATGCTGAAAAAATGGTAAGCTGGGCGTTTGAGCAGAAGCCGAGAATTGTATTTCTGCCTGACCAGCATCTTGGAAGAAATACGGCTTATAACCTCGGAATTGGGCTTGAGGAAATGGCTGTATGGAACCCCATTACGGATCAGCTGGAATATGAAGGGCCGCTTGAGGACATTAAAGTAATTCTTTGGAAAGGCCATTGTTCTGTTCATGAAAACTTTACTGTTGAAAATGTCAAAGAAGTTCGGGAACAATATCCGGCAATGAAGATCATTGTCCATCCGGAATGCAGAAGGGAAGTTGTGGAATTTTCCGATATGGCAGGGTCGACCAATTATATAATAGATGCAATTGAACATTCAGAACCTGGATCTGCATGGGCGATCGGTACAGAGATGAATCTGGTTAAAAGGATTATCACCCAGCATCCAGATAAAAAAATCATCTCACTTAACCCTCATATGTGTCCCTGCCTGACCATGAACAGGATCGATTTGCCGCACCTTGTTTGGTGTCTTGAAGCAATCGTGCAGGGCGAAAGCCAGAATCTAATTCAGGTTGAAGAACAAACAGCAGCATTTGCTAAATTGGCATTAGATAGGATGCTCGAACGTCCATGA
- the nadC gene encoding carboxylating nicotinate-nucleotide diphosphorylase has translation MNKLKLRLQLEQFFLEDIGDRDLTSGLIFGEDQTGKVVFLAKDNGIFCGEEIIRSGYKVLNPEAEVNIKVKDGEWIEKGQVLAEATGPVSDLLKGERVILNLLQRMSGIATKTSEAVRVLNSSHTKICDTRKTTPGLRMLEKYAVRCGGGFNHRYGLYDAVMIKDNHISFAGSISKAVEEVQSKIGHMVKVEVETETKEQVFEAVEAGADVIMFDNRSPEEIKEWISIVPNGILTEASGGITLDNLSAYSDTGVDFISLGFLTHSVKSLDISVKVTVE, from the coding sequence ATGAACAAATTAAAGCTGCGATTGCAACTTGAACAGTTTTTTCTCGAGGATATCGGTGACCGCGACCTGACAAGCGGACTTATTTTTGGAGAGGATCAGACTGGAAAGGTCGTTTTCCTGGCAAAGGACAATGGCATTTTTTGCGGAGAAGAAATAATCAGGTCAGGGTATAAAGTGCTGAATCCAGAGGCTGAAGTCAATATAAAAGTAAAGGATGGAGAATGGATTGAGAAAGGTCAAGTCCTTGCTGAAGCCACAGGGCCTGTATCCGATTTATTAAAAGGAGAAAGAGTGATCTTAAATCTGCTTCAAAGAATGAGCGGAATTGCAACAAAAACAAGTGAGGCTGTCCGGGTCTTAAATAGTTCTCATACGAAAATCTGTGATACAAGAAAAACTACACCTGGCCTTAGAATGCTAGAAAAATATGCAGTCAGGTGCGGAGGGGGATTTAATCATCGATATGGCCTCTATGATGCAGTCATGATTAAAGATAACCATATTTCTTTTGCAGGCTCAATTTCGAAAGCTGTGGAAGAAGTGCAGTCAAAAATTGGGCATATGGTAAAAGTTGAAGTTGAAACGGAAACAAAAGAACAGGTCTTTGAAGCAGTTGAAGCAGGTGCAGATGTAATCATGTTTGACAACAGAAGCCCTGAAGAGATTAAAGAGTGGATCAGCATTGTGCCGAATGGGATTCTGACAGAAGCTTCCGGAGGAATTACATTGGATAACCTGTCAGCTTACAGCGATACAGGGGTTGATTTTATTTCACTGGGTTTTCTTACACATTCTGTGAAATCGCTTGATATAAGTGTGAAGGTTACTGTTGAATAA
- the safA gene encoding SafA/ExsA family spore coat assembly protein codes for MKIHIVQKGDTLWKIAKKYGVNFEELKKMNTQLSNPDMIMPGMKIKVPASGGSIKKEAPIGGKPEAKINLGAKKEMPKAEHPFAKEKPITMPSAEAPKEKPVKEAPKKEMPKVTAPKVEIPKEVPKPAPKEVPKKPYTPKMPKPIMPEIDINNYFMMNIQQPAPQQKPLPAKEVKPQQQKPLPAKEVKPQEQKPLPAKEVKAKEKPLKPAETKPQQKPLPISESKPQPQLPPKPVNILPQVKPASNQESPESPESESSLYAHQGGQYQPMFPFNPCYPQMPYPQVQGAMMPQMPHQMPQVQGAMMPQMPHQMPLVQGAMMPQMPHQMPQVQGAMMPQMPHQMPQVQGAMMPQMPHQMPQVQGAMMPQMPHQVQGAMMPEHQLPHMGMMAGVESPDYDESSPFMPMAQMPSGVMGAEDMGQQMPHQVQGAMMPQMPQMPQMPQMPQMPQVQGAMMPQMPQMPQVQGAMMPQMPQMPQVQGAMMPQMPHQMPQVQGAMMPQMPHQMPQVQGAMMPQMPHQMPSGVMGAEDMGMQMPHQMPSGVMGAEDMGMQMPHQVQGAMMPQMPHQMPSGVMGAEDMGMQMPHQVQGAMMPQMPHQMPSGVMGAEDMGMQMPHQMPQVQGMEESPGMSQKPLMPGSVMGASNDCGCGGPQFAPGPGPGFGPGPGFGPGPGFGPGPGFGPGPGFGPGPGFGPGPGFGPGPGFGPGPGFGPGPGFGPGPGFGPGPGFGPGPGFGPGPGFGPMGGEAFGMPRNFDESSEYDG; via the coding sequence GTGAAAATCCATATCGTACAGAAAGGGGATACTCTTTGGAAGATTGCCAAAAAGTACGGCGTGAATTTTGAAGAGCTGAAAAAGATGAATACACAGCTCAGCAACCCTGATATGATTATGCCCGGTATGAAAATAAAAGTTCCTGCTAGCGGGGGCTCAATAAAAAAAGAGGCTCCTATTGGAGGAAAACCGGAAGCAAAAATAAATTTGGGTGCCAAAAAGGAAATGCCAAAAGCAGAACACCCTTTTGCCAAAGAGAAACCTATTACCATGCCGTCAGCTGAAGCACCTAAGGAGAAGCCGGTAAAAGAAGCACCGAAAAAGGAAATGCCAAAAGTAACGGCGCCAAAGGTTGAAATTCCGAAAGAAGTGCCTAAGCCTGCACCAAAAGAAGTTCCCAAAAAACCTTATACGCCAAAAATGCCAAAGCCTATTATGCCTGAAATTGATATAAATAATTATTTTATGATGAATATTCAGCAGCCGGCTCCTCAGCAAAAGCCGCTTCCAGCAAAAGAGGTTAAACCGCAGCAGCAAAAGCCGCTTCCAGCAAAAGAGGTTAAACCGCAGGAGCAAAAACCGCTTCCGGCTAAAGAGGTTAAAGCGAAGGAAAAACCATTGAAGCCTGCAGAAACAAAACCACAGCAAAAACCACTGCCTATATCAGAATCCAAGCCACAGCCCCAGCTCCCGCCTAAACCAGTCAATATCCTTCCGCAGGTAAAGCCGGCTTCGAATCAAGAAAGTCCTGAATCGCCGGAAAGCGAATCATCTTTATATGCACATCAAGGAGGTCAATATCAGCCAATGTTTCCTTTTAACCCATGTTACCCGCAAATGCCTTATCCTCAAGTACAAGGAGCGATGATGCCGCAGATGCCACACCAGATGCCACAGGTGCAGGGAGCGATGATGCCGCAGATGCCGCACCAGATGCCACTGGTGCAGGGAGCAATGATGCCGCAGATGCCGCACCAAATGCCGCAGGTGCAGGGAGCAATGATGCCGCAGATGCCGCACCAAATGCCACAGGTGCAGGGAGCGATGATGCCGCAGATGCCGCACCAAATGCCGCAGGTGCAGGGAGCGATGATGCCGCAGATGCCACACCAAGTGCAGGGAGCAATGATGCCCGAGCATCAATTGCCTCATATGGGTATGATGGCTGGAGTTGAAAGTCCGGATTATGATGAATCTTCGCCTTTCATGCCAATGGCTCAAATGCCGTCGGGTGTGATGGGGGCGGAAGATATGGGACAGCAGATGCCGCATCAAGTGCAAGGGGCGATGATGCCGCAGATGCCGCAAATGCCGCAAATGCCACAAATGCCACAGATGCCGCAGGTGCAGGGAGCAATGATGCCACAAATGCCACAGATGCCGCAGGTGCAGGGAGCAATGATGCCACAAATGCCACAGATGCCGCAGGTGCAGGGAGCAATGATGCCACAAATGCCACATCAGATGCCGCAGGTGCAGGGAGCAATGATGCCACAAATGCCGCACCAAATGCCGCAGGTGCAGGGAGCGATGATGCCGCAGATGCCGCATCAAATGCCATCGGGTGTGATGGGCGCCGAAGATATGGGAATGCAAATGCCGCATCAAATGCCATCAGGTGTAATGGGTGCAGAAGACATGGGAATGCAAATGCCGCATCAAGTGCAAGGGGCCATGATGCCACAAATGCCGCATCAGATGCCATCAGGTGTAATGGGTGCAGAAGACATGGGAATGCAAATGCCGCATCAAGTGCAAGGGGCCATGATGCCACAAATGCCGCATCAGATGCCATCAGGTGTAATGGGTGCAGAAGACATGGGAATGCAAATGCCACATCAGATGCCGCAGGTGCAGGGCATGGAAGAATCTCCGGGTATGTCCCAAAAGCCATTAATGCCTGGATCGGTGATGGGTGCTTCCAATGATTGCGGATGTGGAGGACCACAATTTGCTCCAGGCCCAGGACCAGGCTTTGGCCCGGGACCAGGCTTTGGCCCGGGACCAGGCTTTGGCCCGGGACCAGGCTTTGGCCCGGGACCAGGCTTTGGCCCGGGACCAGGCTTTGGCCCGGGACCAGGCTTTGGCCCAGGACCAGGCTTTGGCCCAGGACCAGGCTTTGGCCCGGGACCAGGATTTGGTCCAGGACCAGGCTTTGGCCCGGGACCAGGCTTTGGCCCAGGACCAGGCTTTGGCCCAGGACCGGGCTTTGGCCCAATGGGCGGAGAGGCATTTGGAATGCCTAGAAATTTTGACGAAAGCAGTGAATACGACGGTTAA
- a CDS encoding IscS subfamily cysteine desulfurase, which produces MKASTEYFGNSRSLHDTGSAAEGLLENCRRELAVILGVESEGIYFTSGGTESNLLAILALLSGSETSGKHIIAGMAEHSSIHSVLEKLRLDKGFEITEIPFGADGRIDLKKLSSAIRDDTVLITIQHGNPEIGTLQPVLEISQLCRQRQILLHSDCVHTFGKSDLKEVARFVDSLSFSAHKFYGPKGVGGVYLKPGRRWSSFLPGVSHEKGFRPGTVNLPGIAGMTVAAQKAYVNLNRHNSHFQTLRVALLQELESSQEKFVLYDFAGSYQLPSTLGLRLKGVEGQYTMLECNRLGYAVSTGSACSTGMKTVSKTMEALGVTEKNGKEFIRISFGWNTAVEDAKSLGEKLAEMARELVPL; this is translated from the coding sequence ATAAAAGCCTCAACTGAATACTTTGGCAACTCCCGCAGTCTTCATGATACCGGGAGCGCAGCAGAAGGGCTTCTTGAAAATTGCCGGAGAGAATTAGCCGTAATTTTAGGAGTTGAGAGTGAAGGAATCTACTTTACCAGCGGAGGTACAGAAAGCAATTTACTCGCTATATTAGCCTTGCTGTCTGGCTCTGAAACATCAGGAAAACATATTATAGCGGGAATGGCTGAACATTCCTCTATTCATAGTGTCTTAGAGAAATTACGCCTTGATAAAGGCTTTGAAATTACAGAAATCCCTTTTGGAGCAGATGGCCGTATTGACCTAAAAAAATTAAGTTCAGCCATCAGGGATGATACCGTCTTAATTACCATACAGCATGGCAATCCTGAAATCGGCACATTGCAGCCTGTCCTTGAGATCAGCCAGCTTTGCAGGCAAAGACAAATATTGCTGCATAGTGATTGTGTCCATACTTTTGGCAAATCAGATTTGAAAGAAGTCGCCCGCTTTGTTGATAGCCTGTCCTTTTCTGCCCATAAATTTTACGGGCCAAAAGGGGTTGGAGGGGTTTACCTCAAACCCGGCAGGCGGTGGAGCTCCTTCTTACCCGGCGTATCACATGAAAAAGGTTTCAGGCCAGGCACCGTGAACCTTCCGGGAATTGCCGGAATGACAGTGGCTGCACAGAAAGCTTATGTAAATTTAAACAGACATAACAGCCATTTCCAGACACTGCGTGTAGCACTGCTGCAGGAGCTTGAATCTTCACAGGAGAAATTTGTGTTATACGATTTTGCAGGCTCTTACCAGCTTCCTTCAACATTGGGACTTCGGCTAAAAGGGGTGGAAGGGCAATATACCATGCTTGAATGCAACAGACTCGGATATGCCGTATCTACAGGAAGCGCATGCAGCACAGGCATGAAAACTGTTTCTAAAACGATGGAGGCCCTGGGGGTTACAGAAAAAAACGGCAAGGAATTTATCCGGATTTCTTTCGGGTGGAATACTGCTGTTGAGGATGCAAAGTCACTCGGGGAAAAGCTGGCAGAAATGGCCCGGGAACTCGTACCGCTCTAA
- the nadB gene encoding L-aspartate oxidase — protein sequence MYADVLIIGSGVAALQLAKKLRQDLNVIVLTKSTVKNGNSYMAQGGIAAALGINDHPSKHYMDTLEAGRFHNDSEAVLALTSEAPSLIKELIQEGCPFDMDSEGAIALGIEGAHSENRIVHGGGDSTGKTVIDFMLSKKNQNVRIKENVLVLELLINDTDGSCIGVKGKDANGVIHRFFSSHVVLATGGCGQLYEYTSNADTVTGDGIALAYRAGAEIADMEFIQFHPTLLYKDGKALGLISEAVRGEGGRLITEDGKPVMAGLHPQGDLAPRHVVSQAIFHSLEEGKAVFLDISTIENFKSRFPTITKICEQNGVDLSIGKIPVSPGSHFLMGGIKTDLMGRTSIPGLYAIGEAACTGIHGANRLASNSLLEGLYLGKRLAEWLNEQPPSGPAKGLTFPETEFRCLFKERLPSIEEIKMRMMKNAGIIKTKEGLLDQLAWLKGCKIEEWMKAELDDLSIEEVTRAFMLISAYLITDSALRRTESRGGHCRQDYPFESHEWLGKRIIQSRKSEKDGKNEQIKAAIAT from the coding sequence ATGTATGCCGACGTTTTGATTATTGGAAGCGGGGTAGCCGCTTTGCAGTTGGCAAAGAAGCTGCGCCAGGACTTGAATGTGATTGTTCTCACAAAGTCAACTGTTAAAAATGGAAACTCATATATGGCGCAGGGCGGTATTGCGGCTGCCCTGGGAATAAATGATCACCCATCCAAGCACTACATGGATACACTCGAAGCAGGAAGGTTTCATAATGATTCTGAGGCAGTGCTGGCCCTGACCAGTGAAGCACCCTCCCTGATAAAAGAGCTTATTCAAGAGGGATGCCCGTTTGATATGGATTCTGAAGGAGCAATTGCGTTAGGCATAGAAGGGGCTCATTCAGAAAACAGAATTGTACATGGAGGCGGGGACAGCACTGGAAAAACAGTCATTGATTTTATGCTGTCAAAGAAAAATCAAAACGTTCGAATCAAGGAAAATGTTCTCGTGCTTGAATTGCTGATAAATGACACGGACGGCAGTTGTATAGGGGTAAAAGGAAAAGATGCCAATGGTGTAATTCATCGATTTTTTTCATCTCATGTTGTGCTTGCAACAGGGGGCTGCGGCCAGCTATATGAATATACATCCAATGCCGATACCGTAACAGGAGATGGAATTGCCTTAGCGTACAGAGCAGGTGCGGAAATAGCTGATATGGAGTTCATCCAATTTCATCCCACGCTTCTCTATAAAGACGGTAAAGCATTGGGGCTAATCTCTGAAGCTGTCAGGGGAGAGGGCGGCCGGCTCATTACAGAAGACGGGAAACCAGTAATGGCAGGACTTCATCCACAGGGAGATTTAGCGCCAAGACATGTTGTATCACAGGCAATTTTTCATTCTCTTGAGGAAGGAAAAGCCGTGTTCCTGGATATCTCCACAATCGAAAACTTTAAATCCAGGTTTCCGACGATAACAAAAATCTGTGAACAAAACGGAGTAGATTTAAGCATTGGGAAAATTCCAGTTTCACCCGGAAGCCACTTTTTAATGGGAGGAATTAAAACTGACTTAATGGGCCGCACCAGCATTCCTGGCCTGTATGCGATAGGTGAAGCTGCATGCACAGGCATACATGGCGCTAACCGGCTTGCAAGCAATTCCCTTCTGGAAGGTTTATATTTGGGCAAAAGACTTGCGGAATGGCTTAATGAACAGCCGCCAAGTGGACCTGCTAAAGGACTGACATTTCCCGAGACAGAATTCAGATGTCTATTCAAAGAAAGGTTGCCTTCAATTGAAGAAATAAAAATGAGAATGATGAAAAATGCAGGGATTATCAAAACAAAAGAAGGGCTTTTAGATCAGCTTGCCTGGCTTAAAGGCTGCAAAATTGAAGAATGGATGAAAGCAGAACTTGATGATCTTTCAATAGAGGAAGTAACACGGGCTTTCATGCTTATTTCAGCTTATCTGATAACAGATTCTGCATTAAGGAGGACAGAGAGCCGGGGTGGTCATTGCCGGCAGGATTATCCTTTCGAAAGTCATGAATGGCTTGGAAAAAGAATTATTCAATCCCGAAAATCTGAAAAGGATGGTAAAAATGAACAAATTAAAGCTGCGATTGCAACTTGA